In one Zobellia galactanivorans genomic region, the following are encoded:
- a CDS encoding putative signal transducing protein translates to MNTNDVKIYSGNRFTAQLIEGKLNEVGIVPIIKDESKSARLAGFAANMDGALELYVREDEKEQAMRIAKTVSAE, encoded by the coding sequence ATGAACACGAATGATGTTAAAATCTACTCCGGAAACCGTTTTACGGCACAATTAATTGAAGGAAAATTGAATGAAGTCGGTATAGTGCCGATCATCAAGGACGAATCGAAATCCGCCCGTTTGGCAGGGTTCGCGGCCAATATGGATGGCGCGCTAGAGCTCTACGTCCGCGAAGACGAAAAAGAACAGGCCATGCGTATTGCCAAAACCGTATCGGCAGAGTAA
- the mnmA gene encoding tRNA 2-thiouridine(34) synthase MnmA translates to MKKVVVGLSGGVDSSVTAYLLKEQGYEVIGLFMKNWHDDSVTISEECPWLEDSNDALIVAEKLGIPFQTVDLSVQYKERIVDYMFAEYEKGRTPNPDVLCNREIKFDVFMDIALQLGADYVATGHYCRKGIIKNEDGSETYQLLAGVDGNKDQSYFLCQLSQEQLSKTLFPIGDLNKPEVRQIAADNNLITADKKDSQGLCFIGKVRLPEFLQQKLKPKKGVIVEVPSDVSQYQKERPQFESKQAELAFYSEKPIYSVSDGKVVGEHQGAHYFTKGQRKGLDVGGTKEPLFVIDTDVDENVIYTGQGKSHPGLYRKTLFITDEELHWVRTDLALNDGETLEVMARIRYRQPLQKASLYKVDGGLYVDFEEKQSAITEGQFAAWYLGDELIGSGVIS, encoded by the coding sequence ATGAAAAAAGTAGTTGTAGGCCTCTCGGGAGGGGTGGATTCAAGTGTAACGGCATACCTCTTGAAAGAGCAGGGGTATGAGGTAATAGGCTTGTTTATGAAGAATTGGCACGATGATTCGGTTACTATTTCGGAAGAATGCCCGTGGTTGGAAGATAGTAACGATGCTTTGATCGTGGCCGAAAAGTTGGGGATACCTTTTCAGACCGTAGATTTAAGCGTTCAGTATAAGGAACGGATCGTAGATTATATGTTCGCGGAATATGAAAAAGGACGTACCCCAAATCCTGATGTGCTCTGCAACCGTGAAATAAAATTCGATGTATTCATGGATATTGCTTTGCAACTGGGGGCCGATTACGTAGCTACGGGCCACTATTGCAGAAAGGGAATCATTAAGAATGAAGATGGTTCGGAAACCTACCAACTTTTGGCAGGTGTCGACGGGAACAAAGACCAGTCCTATTTTCTGTGTCAGCTTTCCCAGGAGCAATTGTCAAAAACCTTGTTTCCCATTGGGGATTTGAACAAGCCGGAAGTTCGACAGATCGCGGCTGATAATAATTTGATTACGGCCGATAAAAAAGATTCACAAGGACTTTGTTTTATAGGAAAGGTGCGTTTGCCGGAATTTCTTCAACAAAAATTGAAGCCTAAAAAAGGGGTTATTGTTGAAGTGCCGTCGGATGTTTCCCAATACCAAAAAGAACGGCCCCAGTTTGAAAGCAAACAGGCGGAACTAGCCTTTTATTCCGAAAAGCCTATATACAGCGTTTCAGACGGTAAGGTGGTAGGCGAACATCAAGGGGCACATTATTTCACCAAGGGGCAGCGTAAAGGTCTTGATGTTGGGGGAACCAAAGAACCCCTGTTCGTGATCGATACCGATGTGGACGAAAACGTGATTTATACGGGGCAGGGTAAATCGCACCCCGGTCTGTATAGAAAAACCCTCTTTATAACCGATGAAGAATTGCATTGGGTGCGTACCGATTTGGCGCTGAACGATGGTGAAACACTTGAGGTAATGGCCCGAATTCGATATCGTCAACCCTTGCAGAAAGCAAGCTTGTATAAAGTCGATGGAGGGTTGTATGTAGATTTCGAGGAAAAGCAATCAGCAATTACCGAAGGTCAGTTTGCGGCATGGTACCTAGGCGATGAACTTATTGGGTCGGGAGTAATTTCATAA
- a CDS encoding HEAT repeat domain-containing protein yields MTINTKLPQFVAFALLFTLFCSCESTPKKPKETPLVIVEDSLTEVSRAKQIRESINPQIAEGLELSLWASDSLAPDPIAMQIDDEGRVYLTRTNRQKNSEFDIRGHQDWMTASISLQSVEDRRKFLHETFAPEKSEENEWFPDLNEDGSHDWKDLAVEKDEVWMLEDSNNNGIADRSTRILEDFNEEITDVAGALLVRDNDVFVGVGPDMWRLTDTNDDLILDEKTSLAHGFAVHIGFAAHGMSGAIEGPDGKIYWGIGDIGANLTTADGQKFKYPNQGVIVRCNPDGSNFEVFARGLRNTHEFVFDAYGNIISSDNDGDHAGESERLVHLVEGSDSGWRSNWQYGKYTDPKNNGYKVWMDEKLFTPRWEGQAAYIVPPIQNFHNGPTGMTYNPGTALGKDWLNKFFLVEFVGNPDRSNIWAFDLKPKGASFELNTDKSILSGVLPTGIQFGPDGAMYLADWITGWGTKNYGRVWKLDVNASKNDLEKERQETKRLMTLDYEVQSIEELVKLLSYGDMRIRKKAQFQLAKNGAKGYKALKQVAAESPNQFARIHAIWGIGQMADTKAAEAEPLVNLLSDKDPEIIAQAAKILGDVRYTGATSKLIGLLKHTNPRVQFFAAQALGRTKADAAVQPLLDLIVTNNDEDVYLRHAAVLALSRIGKTESIIPLAHNPNRSLRIAAVLVLRRLQDPAVAQFLNDEDEYIVTEAARAINDDWSIEAALPALANMLTVEKFNSEPLMRRAINAALRVGGEKELENLIAFAKDKNRSNVLRGEALATIGTWAEPSVLDRVDGRFRGEIKRDPNSVKQKIEKDIPDFLEDSDTEILIGITNTLANLGIDTHNDALFAIMKKDKSPKVRSEILKALGTLNYEKIETTMQYGMKDDDKNVRTTAISLMTKMDISKENLPNIINPIFKKGSVREQQQLLSVLGELPIEKSGDVLKGLIQEARADRLKQSVILDLIEAVEATGSETLIAELTPLKENGNSIDAFKETLVGGNYRDGRNVFNKNPTAQCTRCHAIGSAGGDVGPSLENIGNILSREQILEALIEPSARLAPGYGSVSLTLKDGQKISGILEAETDEEITLRTSEAEPLDIPISRIAKRENMPSAMPPMGRLISKRELRNLIEYLANLKQG; encoded by the coding sequence ATGACAATCAACACCAAACTCCCCCAATTCGTCGCGTTCGCGCTTCTTTTTACCTTATTCTGTTCCTGCGAATCCACACCGAAAAAACCAAAGGAAACGCCCTTGGTAATCGTTGAAGATTCACTTACCGAAGTAAGCCGGGCAAAACAGATCAGGGAAAGCATTAACCCCCAAATAGCAGAGGGACTCGAATTGAGCCTATGGGCTTCCGATTCTCTCGCTCCCGACCCCATTGCCATGCAAATTGACGATGAGGGCAGAGTTTACCTCACCCGTACCAATCGACAAAAAAACTCGGAATTCGATATCCGGGGACACCAAGATTGGATGACCGCTTCAATTTCATTGCAGTCGGTAGAGGATCGTCGCAAGTTTTTACACGAAACCTTCGCCCCTGAAAAAAGTGAGGAGAACGAATGGTTTCCAGACCTTAACGAAGATGGCAGCCATGACTGGAAAGATCTTGCTGTTGAAAAAGACGAAGTATGGATGCTGGAAGACAGCAACAATAACGGTATCGCCGATAGGTCTACCCGAATATTGGAAGATTTTAACGAGGAGATTACCGATGTTGCCGGAGCACTTTTAGTACGCGACAACGATGTCTTTGTAGGAGTAGGGCCCGATATGTGGCGCTTGACCGATACGAATGACGATTTGATCCTTGACGAAAAAACCTCCCTTGCCCACGGTTTCGCCGTTCATATAGGTTTTGCCGCCCATGGTATGTCAGGGGCCATTGAAGGCCCCGACGGCAAGATTTACTGGGGCATAGGTGATATTGGCGCCAACCTTACCACTGCCGACGGCCAAAAGTTCAAATACCCGAACCAAGGTGTTATTGTACGCTGCAACCCTGACGGAAGTAATTTTGAGGTATTCGCCAGGGGATTGAGAAACACCCACGAATTTGTATTCGATGCCTACGGAAATATTATCTCCTCCGATAACGATGGCGACCACGCCGGTGAAAGCGAACGCCTTGTACACCTCGTGGAAGGTTCCGATTCGGGATGGCGCTCCAACTGGCAATACGGCAAGTATACCGACCCCAAGAACAACGGATATAAGGTTTGGATGGACGAAAAGCTATTCACTCCCCGCTGGGAAGGACAAGCGGCATACATTGTTCCCCCTATACAGAATTTCCACAACGGACCTACGGGTATGACCTATAACCCAGGTACCGCCCTAGGTAAAGATTGGCTGAACAAGTTCTTTTTGGTCGAATTTGTGGGCAACCCGGATCGTTCCAATATCTGGGCCTTTGACCTAAAACCCAAAGGAGCCAGTTTTGAACTCAATACCGATAAAAGTATCTTGAGCGGCGTTCTACCTACAGGAATCCAGTTTGGCCCCGATGGCGCCATGTACCTTGCGGACTGGATTACCGGATGGGGCACCAAAAATTATGGCCGGGTCTGGAAGCTCGATGTGAACGCTTCTAAAAACGACCTTGAAAAAGAACGTCAGGAGACCAAGCGCCTTATGACCCTCGACTACGAAGTCCAATCAATCGAAGAACTGGTCAAATTGCTTTCATACGGCGATATGCGCATCAGGAAAAAAGCCCAATTTCAATTGGCAAAGAACGGCGCAAAAGGATATAAGGCACTGAAACAGGTCGCTGCCGAAAGCCCCAATCAATTTGCCCGGATCCACGCAATTTGGGGCATTGGCCAAATGGCCGATACAAAAGCCGCCGAAGCCGAGCCCCTAGTCAACCTTTTATCCGATAAGGACCCTGAAATCATTGCCCAAGCCGCAAAAATTTTAGGTGATGTACGATATACGGGAGCTACTTCAAAATTAATCGGACTATTAAAGCATACCAACCCTAGGGTACAGTTCTTTGCCGCCCAAGCTTTGGGAAGAACAAAGGCCGACGCTGCCGTACAACCCTTGCTTGACCTTATTGTAACGAATAACGATGAAGATGTTTATTTGAGACATGCGGCCGTTCTGGCCCTATCCCGAATCGGAAAAACCGAATCCATCATCCCTTTGGCGCATAACCCGAACCGAAGCCTTAGAATTGCCGCCGTTCTCGTTTTACGCCGGCTCCAAGACCCCGCGGTCGCCCAATTCTTGAACGATGAGGACGAATACATTGTAACGGAAGCTGCGAGGGCCATTAACGACGACTGGTCTATTGAAGCGGCGCTTCCCGCCCTTGCGAATATGCTTACCGTAGAAAAGTTCAATTCAGAACCCTTAATGCGTAGGGCAATCAATGCCGCCCTTCGTGTTGGTGGTGAAAAGGAATTGGAAAACCTTATCGCCTTCGCCAAAGACAAGAATAGGTCGAACGTTTTAAGAGGTGAAGCCTTGGCTACGATTGGCACATGGGCAGAACCTTCGGTCCTTGACCGCGTAGACGGTCGCTTTCGAGGCGAAATCAAGAGAGACCCGAACAGCGTAAAGCAAAAGATAGAAAAAGACATTCCCGATTTTCTTGAAGATAGCGATACCGAAATACTTATCGGCATTACCAATACTTTGGCAAACCTAGGAATCGACACCCATAACGACGCCCTTTTCGCTATTATGAAAAAGGACAAATCACCAAAGGTCAGGTCTGAAATCTTAAAGGCCTTGGGCACATTGAACTACGAGAAAATTGAAACCACCATGCAATACGGCATGAAAGATGACGATAAAAATGTTCGCACCACGGCCATAAGCCTGATGACTAAAATGGATATCTCAAAAGAGAACTTACCGAACATCATCAATCCCATTTTCAAAAAGGGGTCGGTTCGCGAACAGCAGCAGCTATTGAGTGTTTTAGGAGAACTTCCCATCGAGAAGAGTGGTGATGTTTTAAAAGGATTGATACAAGAAGCCAGGGCTGACCGCCTTAAACAAAGTGTTATTCTCGACCTTATCGAGGCCGTTGAAGCCACTGGAAGCGAAACTTTAATCGCGGAACTAACACCACTCAAGGAAAACGGCAACTCTATTGACGCCTTTAAAGAAACCTTGGTCGGCGGCAATTATAGGGATGGCCGGAACGTATTCAACAAAAACCCTACCGCACAATGTACCCGATGTCACGCTATTGGCAGTGCCGGTGGCGACGTAGGGCCTTCCCTTGAAAACATAGGAAACATTCTAAGCAGGGAGCAAATCTTAGAAGCACTTATTGAACCAAGTGCACGATTGGCCCCAGGATACGGTAGCGTTTCCCTGACCTTAAAAGACGGACAAAAAATTAGCGGCATTCTCGAAGCCGAAACCGATGAGGAAATTACTTTGAGAACATCGGAAGCCGAACCTTTGGACATCCCTATATCACGTATAGCCAAACGTGAAAACATGCCATCGGCCATGCCGCCTATGGGCCGATTGATATCGAAAAGGGAATTGCGAAACTTGATAGAGTACCTTGCCAATCTCAAACAAGGTTAA
- a CDS encoding NAD(P)H-dependent flavin oxidoreductase, translating to MQNRITELFGIKYPIVQAGMIWTSGWRLASAVSNAGGLGLIGAGSMYPEVLRDHIEKCQKASDKPFGVNVPMLYPDLGRLMDIIVELGVKIVFTSAGNPKTWTSYLKEKGITVVHVVSSLKFALKAQEAGVDAIVAEGFEAGGHNGRDETTTLTLIPAVKEKIDIPIIAAGGIATGAAMLATMVLGADGVQVGSRFVASDEASSHLLFKQKVVEAGEGDTQLTLKELAPVRLIKNKFYKDVEQAYANGATKEDLRELLGRARAKRGIFEGDLEEGELEIGQVASLIHDIKPAARIVSDLMSEFEKAKQGVSFL from the coding sequence ATGCAAAATAGAATTACGGAACTCTTCGGAATTAAATACCCGATCGTTCAGGCGGGAATGATATGGACTAGCGGCTGGCGATTGGCTTCTGCCGTTTCCAATGCCGGTGGATTGGGCTTGATCGGTGCCGGTAGCATGTATCCGGAAGTATTAAGGGATCATATAGAAAAATGTCAAAAGGCAAGCGATAAGCCTTTTGGTGTCAATGTACCGATGCTCTATCCTGATTTGGGGCGATTGATGGATATTATCGTTGAACTTGGGGTAAAAATTGTTTTTACTTCGGCCGGAAACCCGAAAACATGGACATCCTACTTAAAAGAAAAAGGAATTACGGTAGTACATGTGGTCAGTAGCCTAAAGTTCGCCCTAAAGGCCCAAGAAGCCGGTGTAGACGCTATTGTGGCCGAAGGTTTTGAGGCCGGGGGGCATAATGGTCGCGATGAGACGACTACCTTGACCTTGATTCCGGCGGTAAAGGAAAAAATAGACATCCCTATCATTGCCGCCGGTGGAATAGCTACGGGTGCGGCCATGCTCGCTACTATGGTCTTGGGTGCCGATGGGGTACAAGTAGGGAGTAGGTTTGTTGCCAGTGATGAAGCTTCATCCCATTTGTTGTTCAAGCAAAAAGTAGTGGAGGCCGGCGAGGGCGATACCCAGCTTACCTTGAAGGAATTGGCCCCGGTACGGCTTATAAAGAACAAGTTTTATAAAGATGTAGAGCAGGCTTACGCCAATGGGGCTACAAAGGAAGATCTAAGGGAACTCCTGGGAAGGGCGCGTGCCAAAAGGGGCATCTTTGAAGGTGATTTGGAAGAAGGGGAGCTCGAGATAGGCCAAGTGGCTTCGCTTATTCACGATATTAAACCGGCGGCCCGCATTGTAAGTGACTTGATGTCGGAATTTGAAAAGGCCAAACAGGGGGTGTCTTTCCTTTAA
- a CDS encoding DUF3500 domain-containing protein, with the protein MTVKQNLVSLLALVAFQIGQAQELHTLAETFLLSLTDELRQEAQFKLSDDERFNFNYIPLERKGPTFKDFDPVQKEAALALLKTSLSKEGLRKTSEIMALEDVLAVIEKKQLTMPDGSPMRDALNYHFCIFGNPTAKDFWGWRFEGHHLSLNFVASKGTILSATPSFMGSNPGIVPHGKSKGKQVLQKETEMGFSFVHSLSEQQLAQALFSEKAPYEIITGNQRTVSQPEPSGISFTDLSKAQKNLFLNLLDLYLGNYEAKFSKSLKSKIEEAGINTLSFSWAGSLKPGKGHYYRIYGPTILIEYDNTQNNANHVHTVVRDLTNDFGQDILKRHYEHSH; encoded by the coding sequence ATGACCGTCAAACAAAACCTAGTATCGCTGCTTGCCCTGGTTGCTTTTCAAATAGGACAAGCCCAAGAACTACATACGCTAGCGGAAACCTTTCTTCTTTCATTGACCGATGAACTACGCCAAGAAGCCCAGTTCAAACTAAGCGATGACGAACGTTTCAATTTCAACTATATACCCCTAGAAAGAAAAGGCCCCACCTTCAAAGACTTTGACCCGGTTCAAAAAGAGGCCGCCCTGGCCTTGTTAAAAACATCGCTAAGTAAGGAAGGCTTACGTAAAACCTCTGAGATCATGGCCCTTGAAGACGTTTTGGCCGTCATCGAAAAGAAGCAACTCACTATGCCCGATGGATCCCCGATGCGGGATGCCCTTAACTACCATTTTTGCATTTTCGGAAACCCCACAGCCAAGGACTTTTGGGGCTGGCGTTTTGAAGGACATCACCTATCGTTGAACTTTGTAGCTTCCAAAGGAACCATCCTGTCGGCCACACCTTCCTTTATGGGCTCCAATCCGGGCATCGTGCCGCACGGAAAATCCAAGGGAAAACAAGTGCTTCAAAAGGAGACCGAAATGGGGTTTTCATTTGTTCACTCCTTATCAGAACAACAACTTGCCCAAGCCCTGTTTTCCGAAAAGGCACCCTACGAAATAATCACCGGTAACCAAAGAACCGTATCTCAACCAGAGCCTAGCGGAATTTCGTTCACCGATTTATCCAAAGCGCAAAAAAACCTCTTCCTAAACCTATTGGACCTCTATTTGGGCAACTACGAAGCCAAGTTTTCAAAATCGCTAAAGTCCAAAATTGAAGAGGCCGGCATCAACACGCTTTCCTTTAGCTGGGCCGGAAGCCTAAAACCCGGAAAAGGACACTATTACCGTATTTACGGACCAACCATACTTATAGAATACGACAATACCCAAAACAATGCCAACCATGTGCACACCGTAGTCCGCGACCTGACCAATGATTTCGGCCAAGATATTTTAAAACGGCACTACGAGCACAGCCATTAA
- a CDS encoding DUF58 domain-containing protein — MQFLRSLYIHNVFFRYIALLAACFIMSYWLPVLYPIAWLLTMLLAALLLFDLYLLYSVPKAIRGLRTLPKKLSNSDENPITIQFENLYPFTSYLSIIDELPIQFQKRDFEYRTQLKKGEKREHRYTVRPVERGEYVFGHLNIYASSPLRIIKRRFVFQNDQMVPVYPSIIQMQQYDFLAMNNRLTEVGLKKIRRIGHTQEFEQIKEYVLGDDYRTVNWKATAKNNQLMVNQYQDERSQPIYSVIDTGRVMKMPFNGLKLLDYAINSALAFSNVALKRNDKTGMITFSKKIESFVPAIQKITHLNTILEKLYHINTEFTDADYGMLYAHIKRNVNQRSLLLLYTNFEHISALKRQLPFLVAIAKKHLLVVIFFENTELEELISKEAEDLQGIYHKTIAEKFSLEKRLMQKELQKYGIQTILTRPEKLTVNTINTYLEIKARGLL; from the coding sequence ATGCAGTTTTTAAGATCGCTCTACATACATAACGTTTTCTTTCGGTATATCGCCCTACTTGCCGCCTGCTTTATCATGAGCTATTGGCTTCCCGTACTTTACCCCATTGCCTGGCTTTTGACCATGCTATTGGCAGCCCTACTGCTCTTTGACCTGTACCTGCTCTACTCCGTCCCCAAAGCTATCCGGGGCCTGCGGACACTTCCCAAAAAGCTATCGAACAGCGACGAAAACCCCATCACCATACAATTTGAAAACCTCTACCCTTTCACCTCCTACCTATCTATCATAGACGAGCTTCCGATACAGTTCCAAAAACGTGATTTTGAATACCGAACACAATTAAAAAAAGGTGAAAAACGAGAACACCGATACACTGTACGCCCCGTTGAACGCGGCGAATATGTGTTCGGCCACCTGAACATCTATGCTTCTTCCCCACTTAGGATCATCAAACGAAGATTCGTATTTCAAAATGATCAAATGGTGCCGGTCTATCCCAGCATCATTCAGATGCAGCAGTACGATTTCTTGGCCATGAACAACCGCCTCACGGAAGTGGGACTCAAAAAGATACGTCGGATCGGGCACACCCAAGAATTTGAGCAAATCAAGGAATACGTTCTAGGTGACGATTACAGGACCGTAAACTGGAAGGCCACCGCCAAAAACAACCAGTTGATGGTCAATCAATACCAAGATGAACGTTCACAACCTATCTATTCCGTTATTGACACCGGACGTGTCATGAAAATGCCCTTTAACGGCCTAAAACTCTTAGATTATGCCATCAACTCCGCTTTGGCCTTTTCAAATGTTGCCCTAAAACGAAACGACAAAACGGGCATGATCACTTTTTCAAAGAAAATAGAATCCTTTGTTCCGGCAATTCAGAAAATTACCCACCTCAACACTATACTTGAAAAGCTTTACCACATCAATACCGAATTTACCGATGCCGATTACGGCATGCTGTATGCCCATATAAAACGCAATGTCAACCAACGCAGTTTACTGCTCTTGTACACCAACTTTGAACACATATCCGCCCTGAAAAGGCAACTTCCCTTTTTAGTGGCCATTGCCAAAAAACACCTTCTTGTGGTCATATTTTTTGAGAACACCGAACTGGAAGAACTCATATCAAAAGAGGCAGAAGACCTTCAGGGCATCTACCATAAAACCATTGCCGAAAAATTCTCGCTCGAAAAACGACTGATGCAAAAAGAACTTCAAAAATACGGAATACAGACTATTCTTACGCGACCTGAAAAGCTTACCGTCAACACTATTAACACCTATTTAGAGATTAAGGCACGCGGACTTCTATAA
- a CDS encoding AAA family ATPase, with the protein MEETHDPNEELHFNNRIPLDELKNAVEQIKKELSKVIIGQDNFIELLIVSLLVDGHVLIEGVPGIAKTVTAKLFAKTLKTDFSRIQFTPDLMPSDILGTSIFNVKQSEFEYKKGPIFSNIVLIDEINRAPAKTQAAMFETMEERQITMDGQTYKMDRPFMVLATQNPIEQEGTYALPEAQLDRFLFKIKVDYPSLEEEVLIIKSHHERKGAIAKETINGVVSPDELNEYKNKIQEVIVEEKVIKYIADIITKTRNHPHLYLGGSPRASIATLNAAKAFAAINGRDFVTPEDVKKALVPVLNHRVILTPEREMEGMTTESVVQMITESVEIPR; encoded by the coding sequence ATGGAAGAAACGCACGACCCTAACGAAGAACTCCACTTCAACAACCGAATTCCGTTAGACGAACTGAAAAACGCTGTTGAACAAATAAAAAAAGAACTCTCAAAAGTCATTATCGGACAAGATAATTTTATAGAACTTTTGATCGTATCACTTTTGGTAGACGGCCACGTCCTTATAGAAGGGGTGCCCGGGATTGCCAAGACGGTTACGGCCAAACTCTTTGCCAAAACCCTGAAAACCGATTTTAGCCGGATCCAGTTTACCCCTGACCTAATGCCCAGTGACATTCTCGGCACCTCCATTTTCAATGTAAAACAGTCGGAATTCGAATACAAAAAAGGTCCTATATTTTCAAATATCGTTTTGATCGACGAAATCAACCGTGCCCCTGCCAAAACCCAAGCCGCCATGTTCGAGACCATGGAGGAAAGACAGATTACCATGGACGGCCAGACCTATAAAATGGATCGGCCCTTTATGGTATTGGCCACCCAAAACCCCATTGAACAAGAAGGCACCTATGCCCTTCCCGAAGCACAACTAGACCGATTTCTGTTTAAAATAAAGGTAGATTATCCTTCTCTGGAAGAAGAGGTCTTGATCATTAAGAGCCACCATGAACGAAAAGGAGCCATAGCCAAAGAAACAATCAATGGTGTAGTGAGCCCCGATGAACTGAACGAATACAAAAACAAGATCCAAGAGGTTATCGTTGAGGAAAAGGTTATCAAATATATTGCGGACATTATCACCAAAACGAGAAACCACCCCCATTTATATTTAGGCGGCTCGCCTAGGGCGTCGATTGCCACTTTAAATGCGGCCAAGGCCTTTGCCGCGATCAATGGAAGGGATTTTGTAACACCAGAAGATGTCAAAAAAGCACTTGTACCCGTACTCAACCACCGGGTCATTCTAACGCCTGAACGCGAAATGGAAGGCATGACCACCGAAAGCGTGGTACAAATGATAACCGAGTCGGTGGAAATCCCGAGGTAA
- a CDS encoding DinB family protein, which yields MQNPKPEVWLRGPIPEIPALLQPAAHALLQSCEEIERYLIDFPQDKLWTKVAGRASVGFHLQHITGVLDRMMSYARAESLSEEQFSYLSKEGQADEGRTVTQLVSAFQEKTQEALSLFKTLDEDTLREVRSVGRKKLPSTTLGLLFHAAEHSQRHVGQLLVTKSVLIPPKH from the coding sequence ATGCAAAACCCAAAACCTGAAGTCTGGCTTCGCGGCCCTATTCCGGAAATACCCGCACTACTACAACCCGCGGCACACGCCCTGTTACAATCTTGCGAGGAAATAGAACGCTACCTGATCGATTTCCCACAAGACAAATTATGGACCAAAGTTGCCGGTCGCGCTTCGGTAGGTTTTCATTTGCAGCACATTACCGGTGTACTCGACCGTATGATGAGCTATGCCCGGGCCGAAAGCTTATCGGAAGAGCAGTTTAGCTATCTCTCCAAAGAAGGCCAAGCCGACGAAGGACGTACTGTCACACAACTGGTTTCCGCTTTTCAGGAGAAGACCCAAGAGGCCCTATCTTTGTTTAAGACCTTAGACGAGGATACCTTAAGGGAAGTGCGTTCGGTAGGAAGAAAAAAGCTTCCTTCAACGACCCTAGGCCTGTTATTTCACGCCGCCGAACACAGCCAACGCCATGTCGGTCAGTTACTGGTAACAAAAAGCGTCCTTATTCCCCCTAAACACTAG